In a genomic window of Oncorhynchus keta strain PuntledgeMale-10-30-2019 chromosome 28, Oket_V2, whole genome shotgun sequence:
- the LOC118360820 gene encoding glucose-induced degradation protein 8-B homolog isoform X1 gives MVWCVRPEYSLCSSHRWIPMSMMNYAEKSEDITKDEWMDKLNNVHIQRADMNRLIMNYLVTEGFKEAAEKFRMESGIEPSVDLDSLDERIKIRELILKGQIQEAIALINSLHPELLDTKRYLYFHLQQQHLIELIRLQETESALEFAQTQLAEQGEESRECLTEMERTLALLAFDNPEESPFGDLLNMMQRQKVWSEVNQAVLDYENRESTPKLAKLLKLLLWAQNELDQKKVKYPKMTDLSKGTIEDPK, from the exons GATCCCAATGTCAATGATGAATTACGCGGAAAAGTCAGAAGATATTACTAAAGATGAATGGATGGACAAACTGAACAATGTACACATACAGAGGGCGGACATGAACCGGCTCATTATGAATTACCTTGTGACAG AGGGGTTTAAAGAGGCAGCCGAGAAGTTTCGGATGGAGTCTGGGATCGAGCCCAGTGTGGACCTGGACTCTCTAGATGAGAGGATAAAGATTAGAGAGCTGATCCTGAAGGGACAGATACAGGAGGCCATCGCACTCATCAACAGCTTACACCCAGAGCTGCTTGACACCAAGCGCTACCTGTACTTTCACCTACAG CAACAACACTTGATTGAGTTAATCaggctgcaggagacagagtcTGCATTGGAGTTTGCCCAGACACAGCTGGcagagcagggggaggagagcCGTGAGTGcctgacagagatggagaggacgCTGGCTCTTCTTGCCTTCGACAACCCAGAAGAGTCGCCCTTTGGAGACCTGCTTAACATGATGCAGCGACAGaag GTGTGGAGTGAGGTGAACCAGGCTGTGCTGGACTATGAGAACAGGGAGTCAACACCCAAACTGGCCAAGCTACTCAAGCTGCTGTTATGGGCTCAGAACGAGCTGGACCAGAAGAAAGTcaaataccccaaaatgacagaCCTCAGCAAAGGCACTATTGAGGATCCCAAGTGA
- the LOC118360820 gene encoding glucose-induced degradation protein 8-B homolog isoform X2, protein MSMMNYAEKSEDITKDEWMDKLNNVHIQRADMNRLIMNYLVTEGFKEAAEKFRMESGIEPSVDLDSLDERIKIRELILKGQIQEAIALINSLHPELLDTKRYLYFHLQQQHLIELIRLQETESALEFAQTQLAEQGEESRECLTEMERTLALLAFDNPEESPFGDLLNMMQRQKVWSEVNQAVLDYENRESTPKLAKLLKLLLWAQNELDQKKVKYPKMTDLSKGTIEDPK, encoded by the exons ATGTCAATGATGAATTACGCGGAAAAGTCAGAAGATATTACTAAAGATGAATGGATGGACAAACTGAACAATGTACACATACAGAGGGCGGACATGAACCGGCTCATTATGAATTACCTTGTGACAG AGGGGTTTAAAGAGGCAGCCGAGAAGTTTCGGATGGAGTCTGGGATCGAGCCCAGTGTGGACCTGGACTCTCTAGATGAGAGGATAAAGATTAGAGAGCTGATCCTGAAGGGACAGATACAGGAGGCCATCGCACTCATCAACAGCTTACACCCAGAGCTGCTTGACACCAAGCGCTACCTGTACTTTCACCTACAG CAACAACACTTGATTGAGTTAATCaggctgcaggagacagagtcTGCATTGGAGTTTGCCCAGACACAGCTGGcagagcagggggaggagagcCGTGAGTGcctgacagagatggagaggacgCTGGCTCTTCTTGCCTTCGACAACCCAGAAGAGTCGCCCTTTGGAGACCTGCTTAACATGATGCAGCGACAGaag GTGTGGAGTGAGGTGAACCAGGCTGTGCTGGACTATGAGAACAGGGAGTCAACACCCAAACTGGCCAAGCTACTCAAGCTGCTGTTATGGGCTCAGAACGAGCTGGACCAGAAGAAAGTcaaataccccaaaatgacagaCCTCAGCAAAGGCACTATTGAGGATCCCAAGTGA
- the LOC118360819 gene encoding solute carrier family 17 member 9-like has product MALWQIFGETKHNLEVPGKNIPNKVFAHNGSEGEEPQRQTAIWPRPLAQKWTVMLFLGTCLLYCARMAMPICAVNMATTFGWSKTQSGVVMGGFFWGYCFTQVLGGHVSDRIGGERVLLLATTSWASITACTPLLAQLGISSLTSMTVARFLMGLLQGVHYPSLASLCSQRVDEGERGFLMSTMGSGSYMGTLMVGGLGSVMLERYGWESVFYGAGLLSGLWSLTVWRFLLRGQMNTIQVLSSHGSSSGLSKKRWLKMFKEPSVCAMVFAHLCFSSTCYSLMSWLPTFFKDTYPHAKGWVCNVIPWLVAIASALFGGIISDHLIQQGFRTSSVRKMMQFMSMGVSSVFLLLLCRPLSFPSAVIFVSAAVGLATFNSSGVSVNVQDLAPSCAGALFGFMNMCGAFTGLVLVYVSGYLIEVTASWGYVFSLFTMVNTMGLGVFLMFGEANRVDLWNLSEVTHV; this is encoded by the exons ATGGCATTGTGGCAAATATTTGGTGAAACTAAACATAACTTGGAAGTTCCCGGGAAAAATATTCCTAACAAAGTATTCGCACACAATGGTTCGGAGGGAGAGGAACCACAGCGGCAGACTGCGATATGGCCCAG ACCATTGGCTCAAAAGTGGACGGTGATGCTCTTCTTGGGCACGTGTCTCCTTTACTGTGCCAGGATGGCCATGCCAATCTGTGCTGTCAACATGGCCACCACATTTGGCTGGAGCAAGACGCAGTCGGGTGTGGTAATGGGGGGCTTCTTCTGGGGTTACTGCTTCACTCAGGTGCTGGGAGGTCATGTCAGTGACAG AATTGGTGGTGAACGGGTCCTACTTCTTGCCACTACATCCTGGGCTTCCATTACAGCATGCACCCCTCTGTTGGCGCAACTGGGCATCAGTTCCCTCACCTCCATGACGGTTGCCAGATTCCTTATGGGGCTATTACAAG GTGTCCACTACCCCTCTTTGGCCAGTCTTTGTTCCCAACGAGTGGATGAAGGGGAAAGAGGCTTTCTGATGAGTACCATGGGCAGTGGCTCTTATATGGG AACACTGATGGTGGGAGGACTGGGGTCCGTGATGTTGGAACGCTATGGCTGGGAGAGTGTGTTCTATGGCGCTGGTCTGCTCTCGGGACTGTGGTCATTGACTGTGTGGAGATTTCTACTGAGAG GTCAAATGAACACAATCCAAGTGCTGTCAAGCCATGGATCCAGTTCGGGTCTGTCAAAGAAACGCTGGCTAAAAATGTTCAAAGAGCCCTCTGTGTG TGCCATGGTCTTTGCTCACCTATGCTTCAGCAGTACTTGTTACTCATTGATGTCATGGCTACCAACCTTTTTCAAAGATACATATCCGCACGCCAAG GGATGGGTGTGTAACGTAATTCCATGGTTGGTTGCAATCGCGTCTGCGCTCTTTGGAGGCATAATTTCGGATCACCTCATTCAGCAGG GATTTCGAACATCATCTGTTAGGAAGATGATGCAG tTCATGTCCAtgggtgtgtccagtgtgttccTCCTGCTACTCTGCAGGCCACTCTCATTCCCTTCCGCTGTGATCTTTGTCTCTGCTGCTGTGGGCCTGGCCACCTTCAACAGCag TGGTGTGTCTGTGAATGTACAGGACCTAGCCCCATCGTGCGCTGGAGCCTTGTTTG GATTTATGAATATGTGTGGAGCTTTCACAG GTCTGGTGCTGGTCTATGTTTCTGGATACCTGATTGAGGTCACAGCTTCCTGGGGTTACGTGTTCTCACTCTTCACAATGGTGAATACCATGGGCCTCGGAGTATTCCTCATGTTTGGAGAAGCCAACCGTGTGGACTTGTGGAATTTGTCCGAAGTCACTCATGTATGA